A single window of Ptychodera flava strain L36383 chromosome 3 unlocalized genomic scaffold, AS_Pfla_20210202 Scaffold_25__1_contigs__length_14229661_pilon, whole genome shotgun sequence DNA harbors:
- the LOC139125207 gene encoding coiled-coil domain-containing protein 191-like, which yields MAGCSIFQDALFQQPARRLQNHSVPSTGRSDWSLQDTQSRKAKPLEKPKFAWQVTRKHVNLTPEQLANRGDGEQNNATEYDHENVQREMDMGRSRKIPYTINNFEHRYAAQQKILQEQQKQLKEQQRLIVEMQSMQRQQLLQQELNNLQDGSSTSKKPSNVKDINNAVSDISQPLSSRSQSSDTAVTTHSDSSNESSNVTLNNAKKTSKASTNFLKGMEERAARIAQRKAEADERRRKREEERLAQIKEAEEKRRLEEEAEKKAKIERVREERRLAKQKEEEKQERLDQIKRQNSKADEYYRQTLLRNKGLAPWLRLVQISRHNMQIAIDHHNIVLIQKCFTPWKEITQSTVQEKQRLADEMYNCILVRRALASWRRYGHLQSIQLQKARRHYSYTTKVKYFKLWQDYTTEERLSMMRKEELAAEHNQYRIMKTAFSAWRRYPQVVKEEERRQKRMEEMRKKVQSILPDFGVS from the exons ATGGCTGGTTGTTCCATATTCCAG GACGCTTTATTTCAACAACCAGCTCGCAGGTTACAGAACCATTCCGTCCCAAGCACTGGTAGGAGTGACTGGTCACTCCAAGACACACAGTCCAGGAAAGCCAAACCACTGGAAAAAcccaaatttgcatggcaaGTTACCAGGAAGCATGTCAACCTGACTCCAGAACAGCTGGCAAACCGTGGAGACGGTGAACAAAATAATGCCACGGAATATGACCATGAAAATGTACAAAGAGAAATGGACATGGGTAGAAGTCGGAAAATACCGTACACTATCAATAACTTTGAACACAGATATGCAGCACAACAAAAAATCTTACAGGAACAACAAAAGCAGCTTAAGGAACAACAAAGATTGATTGTTGAGATGCAATCAATGCAACGACAGCAACTACTGCAACAAGAACTCAATAACTTACAAGATGGAAGTTCAACATCTAAGAAACCGTCCAATGTCAAAGACATCAACAATGCAGTCAGTGACATCAGTCAACCTCTAAGTTCAAg ATCACAGTCCTCAGACACAGCAGTGACAACACACTCTGACAGCAGTAATGAAAGTTCCAATGTTACACTGAACAACGCCAAGAAAACCAGCAAAGCAAGTACAAACTTCCTGAAAG GTATGGAGGAGAGAGCTGCTAGAATAGCACAGAGAAAAGCTGAGGCTGATGAAAGGAGAAGAAAACGAGAAGAAGAGAGATTG GCACAAATCAAAGAGGCAGAAGAGAAACGGAGATTGGAAGAAGAAGCTGAGAAGAAAGCTAAGATTGAAAGAGTTAGAGAAGAGAGGAGACTGGCCAAACAG AAAGAAGAAGAGAAGCAGGAGAGACTGGATCAGATAAAGAGACAGAATAGCAAGGCAGATGAATACTACAGACAAACACTGCTAAGAAACAAAGGACTTGCACCATGGTTGAGACTTGTACAGATATCCAGACACAACATGCAGATTGCTATAGATCATCATAACATAGTATTGATACAGAAATGTTTTACTCCATGGAAAGAGATAACACAGAGCactgtacaagagaaacaacgCTTGGCAGATGAGATGTACAACTGTATCCTTGTCAGGAGAGCATTGGCATCATGGAGACGG taTGGTCATTTACAGTCCATTCAGCTGCAGAAAGCAAGGAGACATTACTCCTACACAACCAaggtgaaatatttcaaactttggCAAGACTACACCACTGAGGAAAGACTGTCTATGATGAGAAAGGAAGAACTGGCTGCTGAACACAATCAGTA TCGAATCATGAAGACAGCTTTCAGTGCATGGAGGAGGTACCCACAGGTTgtgaaagaagaagaaagacgTCAGAAGAGGATGGAAGAAATGAGAAAGAAAGTTCAGTCTATACTTCCAGACTTTGGTGTATCATAG